Within the Amaranthus tricolor cultivar Red isolate AtriRed21 chromosome 15, ASM2621246v1, whole genome shotgun sequence genome, the region cataaccttttgtttttatctcttacacaattgtaatacttcctttgtaagtgttgtttatactcttttgatataatataaacagaaactacacaccacagaggacgtagccatcattgggtgaacctccttaaatctttgtgtctcttttgcttagtttacattatcaaacattgttttgttcattgttgtttgtatcgttcttaacatcgtaacgattttggcaaacatttcagtgtaagtgaatgtgtaagagttggagtgtgtaagtggatgtgtaaaagtttggagtgtagaagaaggttaacttgtgtaaggaaatggtgatagcttgtgtaagtgatgaacattatggattgatgtagaaaggattttggtttatcaaatttttgttttagtttatactagtgaaatgttttagattaatgagaaagtatgattaaggtttgattatgaaaatatgatactttacttagaaaattttggttaaaactatacttaaagttaataagaaaaatatagttaatttttaggtataaaataattaaatcaaagttgtaaggttaaaaggataagtagtaaagttagtttaaggaaacgaaattaaaatgtaacgttttaataaaaccgtaaatataatattaaaattttacttttgatagtataaaataataaaatgatattttagtgcttataaagaaattacaaaatcggaataaggtttaggaattaaaggtgatttgaattagataaccaaaggattaagaattcgaaaaaataataatcggaagattaagattaagaaatttgagcctgttacaataTTACATAAACGTATGGGTCTCAAATCAATCATACACTCTGGATTTGTGCATTTTAGAAAATCCTTATTTGCTAAACAGCCACAAAATCTATCACATGAATGACCTCATTCATATGTTTTCTTTTTCAACGGGACAAGGACTTAATTGCCCAAATAAgtttataaacaaaaatattactCCACTCAGTTTTACATCctgttatttttagttattttatcaCAATTTTTGAAGTAATTTTTGAATCTCATTATCTCTAACTAAGTTTATAAGGtccatatttattattttagattGTTTTATATCTTTCGTTTCCTTTTGCTTATTCATTTATATGTTGTACGTATTCCAAAGCAAAAtttaaacctcaatatctctaaactcgcttcataaaaattataaaaattcagAGTAATAACAaggaaaattatttaaaaaaattcaacattTACTCATTTAATCTTCACTATGatttaagttaaaataattCATGCTATTGGAGTGACCTTCTCAAAAAATCCGAAAATACTccattatattaataaaaaaatatattttagtttatttttagaaGAATGTCCCAATAGTATGGATTCTTTTGAGTTAACCAATAATTTGGATTATTTTGAGCAGATAGGTCATGGTTGAGataatttttaataactttCCAAAAAATTATGCATTAAATCAATCTtcacttaaatattttttttctttaatatattttttaaaaccattatttaaatttttattttctaaagtaGAAAATTCTAAGTgggaaaataaaagaaaacgaAGAGTAGTAATTTTGTTGTGTCTTTTCCTACTTCTTAATCGACACCACTCTTTTCGTTGTGCCACCacctttttaatgaaattacaaaaatacatttaatttattttttattattaattgaaaaaagaacaaaattttaaaaaataggaaaatagaCATAGTCGCACGTTTTGTAAGACTCAACCTAGGCCAAGTCGACTGggtattagtttttaattttagcTCGGTAGAAGATTTTTTTCCAAAGAAAAGGagcaaaaaagaagaaaagtgtTCATAATGCAAAATTTTTGTGCTTAATTTTGATTCATATTCACTCTTTGGGCCATAAATTTTGATAGAAATcacattaatgcaaggtttgcgaCATTAGAAAATAGACTTCAAGAACCTTCCCACGATATATTGTAAGTACAATTCTAAcaaccgagcgagaaatgacgaccaTTTAACGTTTGCTTCTAAAaactgaaatttgatacatgttcactcttttgaccataaattttgataatcataataattcaAGGATTGCAGCATTGGAACCTAgatttcaagagctttccaacgataTAGCTCAATACTGACAAATAAGAAAGAAATGACGTCTGTGTTAAAGTTTTCTTGATTTTTAGTACACGGGTAAATGGACCAAGATAGAGGTCCGGTCGCACTTTTTGTATGATTAGGTCCATTTACCCGTATACTAAAAAATGAATCAAACTTTAACTGGTCTTCATTTCTTCTTGATTGTCagaattggacatataatatatcattagaaattaaagctcttgaagtctagtttacCGCAAACCTTGAATTAATGTGagtttcctatcaaaagttatcgCTAAAAGAGTgaacatatataaaattttagtttttagaattaaactttaaatggtCGTTATTTCTCGCTCAGTTGTCAGAATTAGGtacataatatatcattggaaatctcttgaagtctagtttttaaTGCCGCAAACAATGTATTAAtgtaattttcctatcaaaagttatgtcAGAAGAGTgattatttatcaaattttagtttttagttagttaattgatataaattaacctatgtttttattttctttttttattaatattcttgatttatttacaataatataatttagtttttagttaatcaattaatattaattagttttagtttttagttaattaataataataatttagttaattaataataatttttgtttaattatttttatatgcataaaatgattttagttttattaataataatattaacattagttgcgaaataatttaattagtatttaattGGGTGATCAAATTCATCACCATATTGTTTCGATGTTCAATTATAGAGCATGTTCTAGAGACAAGTTAGAGAGATAGAGTTATGAAATATTAAAGGCAATATCGAAAATTCAACATATATTAATAGCGATACAATGAAAAGGATGACAACATTTAGCAAAACCCTTTATTTTTTGGCCATTTTAGTTAACTAcaagtttattttttctctcttcAATTCATTCACATAAATCTTCCATCTCCTTATTTTTACCATGTCCTCTGAATACAAAGTAGTAAATAAACTTTGTATATGTATAGTCAAAACATGATTGAATAGTGTTTTATTTGTAAGAATGACTcgggttgcctttctcattaggattaatgttaatatatacaagattacaactatactttaggaaactaaatattttcctaatattctacacaatcacaaagattatacaaaatatgcaagaaatcgaaagatattattctaagatattctaatattctaatacacCCCCGCAGTCGAATCGGAAGGTTTAGAGACGCTGAGACTGGaacgaaaatcatcaaataatacttgAGGAAGGCCTTTGGTGAAAATGTCAGCAATCTGTCAACGAGATGGAACATGAAGTACCCAAACATCACCACGTTTAACTttttcacgaacaaagtgaatgtcgatctcaatatgcttagtgcgCTGATGATGGACTGGATTACCAGCTAAATAGACGGCACTAACATTGTCGCAATAGACAAGGGTAGCTGTGGTAATAGGACAGTGCAGCTCAAGAAGTAAATTGCGAATCCAGTAagtttcagaaacaacattagcaacaccacgatattcagcttcagcactaGACTTGGAAATAGTAGGTTGTCGTTTAGCGAACCggaaaattaaattatcaccCAGAAAAACACAGTAACCAGAAGTGGAGCGGCGAGTGTTAGGACaaccaccccaatcagcatcggtATAGGACAAAAGAGTCGAAATATTAGAACGATATAAATGCAGACCATAGTGAAGAATACCCTTGACATAGCGAAGAATGCGGTGAAtagcagccatatgttcaatGCGAGGATCATGCATATAAAGGAAAACTTGCTGAACAGCATATGAAATATCTGGGCGGGTGAAAGTAAGATACTGCAAAGCACCAGCTAGGCTACGATACAAGGTAGGATCATCACAAGAAGAACCAGCATTAGCACAAAGTTTGCCGGAGGTAGCAACAGGATTACATTGAGACATGCCAGCTTTTTCAAGAATTTCAGAGGCATACCGTTGTTGAGAAAGAAAGAGGCCCGTAGAAGTACGATTAACAGCAATACCcaagaaataattaagaggaCCCAAAACCTTCATGGCAAACtcagagctaagtttggacATAAGGGACTCACGGAGTGAATCAGAAGAAGTTGTAAGAATAATATCGTCCACATATAATAGCAGATAAGCAATATCAGAgccatgacaataaacaaaaaGGGAATTATCAGAATGCTGTTAGAAAATCCAATAGTagtcgcaaaagtggcaaaccgGTGGTACCAAGCACGAGGAGCCtgtttgagaccataaagagacttacgaagaagacaaacatgatcaggaCGAGTAGGATCACGAAAAGCCAGAGACTGATGCATTTAAACAGTCTCAGTCAAGTgaccatgtaaaaaagcattcTTAACATCAAGCTGATGAATAGACCATGACCTGGAAAGagcaatacttaaaacaatgcgaatagaaGCAGGTTTCACAACCGGACTAAAAGTCTTATCCAATCAATGCCTTCCCTTTGAGatttaccatcaccaacaagacgcactttatagcgctcaaaagagCCATCGAACTTGGTCTTGACACGAAACACCCACAAAGACTAAATTATATTAGCATTAGGAGGACGCGGTACCAAATCCCaagtatgattctcaattaaggCATCAAATTCCTCTTTCATAGCTAACTTCCGGTTCGGGTCACGAAGGGCATGAATGGAAGATTTAGGTAAAGGTGAAAAAGAAACAGATAAAGCTTAGGAGTAgtatttgggattgggtttgaaaatacCATGTTTATTTCGCGTAGCTATACCGGTTGGTGACGATGAAGAGttggaagatgaagaagaaggaggGTGGATGATTGGactgcgtgaggcaggcccaatAGAGAAGGGGGAGGAAGGAAggggctgcgtgaggcaggcccagttGAGGGTGGGGAGGAGGGAGAGTACTGGATTGGGGCTAGGCTGGTTGGGGCTGGACTGATTAGGGCTGGGCTGATTGGGGTAGGCCCAGTAGGAGAGGGAGAGAGAAGAGGGGACTGGATTGGGactgggctgcgtgaggcaggcccagtagGGGAGGGGGAAGAGGGAGAGTGAGGGATGGTAGTTGGGCCGAACAGGAAGATAGGGCCAGCAGTGGAAGGAGGTTGGCAGAGGGAGGGGGAAGCAGGTGTTGGGCTTAAAGATGGATTAGGCTCAGAAGGTGGTGTATGGGCTGTTTTGAGCAATTGAAGAGGAATATTATCATCTAAGAATTGGTAGTTTGGGGGAGATGAGGAAGGTGATTGAGAAAAAGGAAAGGTGGCCTCATCAAAGAGAACATGCCgagatataatgattttacgggatgagagatcatagcacttgtaaccccTATGAGAAGAGGGATATCCTAAAAAAAACACATGGAGCGGAGCGTGGTTGGAGTTTGTGGATAGTAGTAgagggaaaaagaggaaaacataaacatcCAAAAACCCGTAAATGAGTATATGTAGGAGACTTACGATATAGAACATGAGTGGGAGTGAGATTACCATGAAGTTTAAACGGAAGGATATTGAGGAGATAGGTGGCCGTGTTTAAGGAGAAGGAAAGGGAGAGTCGAGATCAAAAACcgaagcttctgataccatgtaagaatgactcgggttgcctttctcattagGATTAATGTTAATATGTAC harbors:
- the LOC130800994 gene encoding uncharacterized mitochondrial protein AtMg00810-like — translated: MHQSLAFRDPTRPDHHSDNSLFVYCHGSDIAYLLLYVDDIILTTSSDSLRESLMSKLSSEFAMKVLGPLNYFLGIAVNRTSTGLFLSQQRYASEILEKAGMSQCNPVATSGKLCANAGSSCDDPTLYRSLAGALQYLTFTRPDISYAVQQVFLYMHDPRIEHMAAIHRILRYVKGILHYGLHLYRSNISTLLSYTDADWGGCPNTRRSTSGYCVFLGDNLIFRFAKRQPTISKSSAEAEYRGVANVVSETYWIRNLLLELHCPITTATLVYCDNVSAVYLAGNPVHHQRTKHIEIDIHFVREKVKRGDVWVLHVPSR